The Mycolicibacterium aichiense region GGCCGGCACGATGCTGTTGCGACTGTGCATGCTCCCCGGTCTGGCGCTGCTGATCTGGGCGGCGCCCCGGGTGGCCCGTCACATCGGCGCGAACGGCGCGGTGGCGCTGTGGATTTGCGCGCTCAACCCGCTGGTGATCATTCACCTGATGGGCGGCGTGCACAACGAGATGCTGATGGTCGGGCTGATGATGGCCGGCATCGCGCTGACGTTCGCCCGCCATCACGCTGCCGGGGCGGCGCTGATCGCGATCGCCGTCGCGGTCAAGGCCACCGCGGTGCTGGCGTTGCCGTTCATGGTGTGGGTGTGGATGCGGCATCTGCGGGACCGGAATAAGTACAGCGCGCCAAGAGCTTTCGCAACGGCATCGGCGGCGTCGGTGGCGATCTTCGTCGCGGTGTTCGCGGTGCTGTCGTGGGTGGCCGGGGTGGGTCTGGGCTGGCTCACCGCGCTGGCCGGTTCGGTGAAGATCATCAACTGGCTGACCATCCCGACGGCGGTCGCGAACCTCACCAACGCGATCGGCGGACTGTTCATGCCGGTCAACTTCTACGCCGTTCTCGACGCCACCCGCATCGCCGGAATCGTCATCATCGCGGTGTCACTTCCGCTGCTGTGGTGGCGGTTTCGGCACGACGACCGCGAGGCGCTGACCGGCATCGCGTGGGCCATGCTGGTGGTCGTGCTCTTCGTCCCGGCAGCGCTGCCGTGGTACTACACCTGGCCGCTCGCGGTGCTGTCGGCGTTGGCGCAGTCCCGCACCGCGATCGCCCTGATCGCCGGGTTCTCGACGTGGATCATGGTGATCTTCAAACCGGACGGTTCACACGGGATGTACTCGTGGATCCATGTGCTGCTGGCCACCGCGTGTGCTCTGGCAGCCTGGTATTCGCTGAAGGTCAGTACGCCATCGCCTGGGCGCGGCGAACCACCTCACGAGCCTGATGAGCGTGCAGCGCATCAACCGGGCGAGCGTTGCTGACGGTTTCACGCGATCCGTCTCGGGTGATGGTCAGTGACGGGTCGGCGGTGAACAGCCAGCGCAGGATCTCGGTGTCGCGGTAGCCGCCGTCGCGCAGTACCGCCAGCAGGCCGGGCAGGCTTTTGACCACCTCACCCTCGGCGTTGAGGAAGGCCTTCGGGATCATCGGGACCCCGCCGCGTTTCACCGCGACAAGATGGCCTTCACGTAACTGCTGATGCACCTTGGTCACCGGGATGTGCAATAAGTCGGCGACCGCCGACAGATCGTAGACGGGCTCGTCGGGATCCAGCACGTCTTCGCCGGCGGGAATGCTGCTCACCGGCCCAGTCTAGAACTGTTCGGCCTCGGCATACCATGTGTCGGTGACGTCGGACCCCCTCAACGGCGTGTTGCTGGAAGACCGGTACCGCGTCGACGCCAAGATCGCCACCGGCGGCATGTCCACCGTGTATCGCGGTCTCGACGTGCGCCTGGACCGGCCGGTCGCGCTGAAGGTGATGGACGCGCGGTACGCGGGCGACAGCCAGTTCCTGACCCGCTTCCAGCGGGAGGCCCGCGCGGTGGCCCGGCTGAAGGACCCGGGGTTGGTCGCGGTTTACGACCAGGGTCTCGACGGCAGCCACCCCTTCCTGGTGATGGAGCTGATCGAGGGCGGCACGCTGCGCGAGTTGCTGCGCGAGCGCGGGCCGATGCCCCCGCACGCGGCGGCGGCGGTGCTGCGCCCGGTGCTCGGCGGACTGGCCACCGCGCATCGCGCCGGATTGGTGCACCGCGACGTCAAACCCGAGAACGTGCTGATCTCCGATGACGGCGAGGTCAAGCTGGTCGACTTCGGGTTGGTTCGCGCGGTGGCCGAAGCCGGGATCACCTCGACCAGCGTGATTCTGGGCACCGCGGCCTACTTGTCCCCCGAGCAGGTGAGTACCGGAGCGGCCGACGCACGCAGCGACGTCTACGCCGTCGGCGTCCTGGCCTACGAATTGATCACCGGCGCAACGCCGTTCACCGGAGACAATCCGCTGACTGTCGCATACCAGCGGATGGACCACGACGTGCCGCCGCCCAGCGCGGCGATCAGCGGGGTGCCGCCCCAGTTCGACGAGTTCATCGCGCACGCCACCGCCCGCAACCCCGACGAGCGGTTCGCCGACGCGGCGGAGATGGCCGAAGACCTGGACGCGATCGCCGTGGAATTGGCGCTGCCGAAGTTCCGGGTGCCTGCACCGAAGAACTCCGCTCAGCACGCCGCGGCCACCGCTTTTCACAGCCGGCCCACCGTCGACTTCCACCCGGCCCCGCAGGCGGCGCTCGCGCACACCGCGCCGCCGCTGCCGCCGCCACCGGCCGTCAAGAATCCCACCCGCCAGCTCATTCGTGACCCGCAGGACTGGCAGCCCGCCGCCGAGGACGACGAAAATTCGGAACTGGCAAGCCAATTCGCCGGTATCGACATCGGTGAATTCATCTGGGAACGGCAGCGCGCCCGTCGGGCGCTGATGTTCTGGACCCTGATCGTGCTGCTGCTGACCGGCGGTATGGCCGCGGCCGGTTGGGCCCTGGGGACCAACCTTCAAGGCCTGATCGGCTAGTCGCGCAGCATCTCCGCGACCAGGAACGCCAGCTCCAGTGACTGCTGGGTGTTCAGTCGCGGATCGCACGCCGTCTCGTAGCGGCCGGCCAGATCCGTGTCGGAGATGTCCTGCGCGCCGCCGAGGCATTCGGTGACGTTCTCGCCGGTGATCTCGACGTGGATGCCGCCGGGATGGGTGCCCAGCGCCCGGTGCACCTCGAAGAAGCCCTGCACCTCGTCGACGATGCGGTCGAAGTGCCGCGTCTTGTAGCCGGTCGAGGACTCATGGGTGTTGCCGTGCATCGGGTCGCACTGCCAGATCACGTGATGGCCCGACGCCTGCACCTTCTCGATGATCGCGGGTAGCACATCGCGCACCTTGCCGTTACCCATCCGGCTGACCAGCGTGAGACGGCCGGGCTCGTTGTTCGGGTCGAGCCGCTCGACGTACTCCACCGCCAGTTCCGGTGAGGTGGTCGGGCCGATCTTGACACCGATGGGGTTGGCGATCACCTCGGCGAAGGCCACGTGGGCGCCGTCGAGCTGACGGGTGCGCTCGCCGATCCAGACGTAGTGCGCGGACAGGTCGTACAGCTTCGGGCCACCGACCGCGTCGGCATCCATCCGCAGCATGGCGCGCTCGTAGTCCAGCACCAGCGCCTCGTGGCTGGCGTAGATCTCGGCGGTGTCCAGGTTGCGGTCGTTGACACCGCAGGCCGTCATGAAGCGCAGGCCACGATCGATCTCGCCGGCCAGCGTCTCGTAGCGGGCACCCGCCGGCGAGGTCCGGACGAACTCGCGGTTCCAGTCGTGCACCGCGTGCAGCGATGCCAAGCCCGACGACGTCAGCGCCCGCACCAGGTTCATCGCGGCGCTGGCGTTGGCGTAGGCGCGGACCAGCCGCGACGGATCGTGCTGGCGCACCGCGGCGTCGGGGGCGAAACCGTTGACCATGTCACCGCGGTAGGACTTGAGCCCCAACGCGTCGGTGTCCGAGGAACGCGGCTTGGCGTACTGGCCCGCGATCCGGGCCACCTTGACCACCGGCATGCTCGCGCCGTAGGTGAGCACGACGGCCATCTGCAGCAAGGTGCGGATGTTGGCGCGGATGTGCGGCTCGGTGTTGTCGACGAAGGTCTCGGCGCAGTCGCCGCCCTGCAGCAGAAACGCCTTGCCCAGGGCCACATCGGCCAGCTGCGACTTCAGCTTCTCGATCTCCGACGGCACGGTGACCGGCGGCACGCTCTCGAGGACGGTACGCATCGCGGCGGCCTGCTCGGGATCCCAGCTGGGCTGCTGCAACGCCGTCTTCGACAGCGCCGCGTCGAGCCGTCCGCGCAGGTCAGCCGGGAGCGGCGGGAGCGACGGCAACTGCTCGATCGGTACGTCAACGGTCCAATTCACCCGTCCATGGTAACCGGGCCGCGCATCCCCTTTTACCGGCTGACCGGCGTCACACCCAGGTCGATGCCGGTGGTCATCAGCACATACCGGCGCCGGTTGTGGCGGGCGTCGACCAGGGCGTCGTGGGTGTCGTGCGGTCGCGGTGGCATCCGCGGGCTGCCGCGGTCCTCCCAGAACTGGCGCAGCTCGCGGGTGAACCGCGGGATCTGGGGCGGCAGGCTGGTCATCGGCCCCCACAACTGACAGAGCGCGACGTGGTCGTAGGCGGCCACCCAGGCCCACAGTTCGATCGGCTCGTCGCCGTCGATGCCGAGGAACTCCTCCAGGCCCTCCCGGATCTGGCGGCGCGAGCGCCACAGCTGCGACGACGGGCTGGGCAGCTTGGGCAGCACGTTGGTGCGCACCCACCGGCCCGCGGAGTCGGGGTCGAACTCGGTGGAGATCGCGTAGAACTCGCGTCCGTCTTCGGCGACGACGCCGATCGAGATCAGGTCGATGATCCGACCGTTGTCGATGAACTCCGTGTCGTAGAAGAACCGCACCGGCCGCACCCTATCCCTTCGTCTCGGCCCGGTGTGCCGGCGCGGGCGCGGCGTGAATCTCCTTGTCGAGCTCGGCGTCGACCTCGGCATCGGCCGGGAAGCTCGGCTCACCGGCGATGATGTGCTGCAACCACAGCTTGGCCTGCACGACGGGGCGGCGCATGTAGCGTTCCCGCTCCAGGGCCTTGTGCATCTTGCGGGGCTTGTCCTGGTAGTGCCACCGCGCCCACGGCGCGTGCGGCCGGGACAGCCGGATCGCTCCGATGAACAGCAGCGGCGTGATGAACATCCCGATCAGGCCGGTCCACACCTTGCCCTTGAGCAGCACCACCACCGCCAGTGCGAGCGTCAGCGCGGCGAGCACCACGACCAGCGTGCGCGCACCGACCGAATCGTCGGCGCGCCAGATCCCGATGTCGAAGAACGACAGCGGGTTGAAACCCATGATCAGCAGGCCTGCCACGGCGATCGCGGCGAACACCGCGTCCACCGAGGCGCGGCCGTCCTCGGCCCAGTAGACGTCCTCCAGATGCAGGATGAGCGCGAACTCGTCGAGGACCAGTGCCGCACCGATACCGAAAACGATTGCAGCAGCAGTGAACTCGCCGGTTCCACCCTCGGTGGCCATGGTTACCATCGCGACCCCGGAGATCATCACCAAGATGATGCCGAACACGGCGTGGTGGATGTGCAGGCCGCCGTGGCCGGAGATGTTGCGCGGCTGCCACCATTTGCGGGGAGCGTCGTTGCCGGCGTTGTGCCGGATGTAGCGGACGATCGTGCGGGTCACGAAGAACGTGAGGATGAACGCGATCAGACACCACATCAACGGCACGCGCCCGGGGGCGACGACGTCGAACTGCAGGTGGAAGGGCACGGGACGTGAAGATACGCGCCGACGCGCGCCGATGGGCCCGGCACGGCCGGGATATCCCCCGGCGCGTCGCGGCGCCGGAGATAGTCTGGTTTGCGACATGAGTAGCGACGTGGGCAGTTCGGCACGGCCCTGGGCGGTCGCCGGGTGGCGGGTGGCGCAGGTCGCGATCGTCGCGCTCCTGGTCTACGCCGGCTGGCTGCTGTTCGGGCATATCCCCTACCGGATCGACATCGAGGTCTACCGGATGGGCGGCCAGGCCTGGCTGCACGGCCAGTCCCTGTACTCCGGTGATGCGACGTTCCGCACCACGATCGGGCTGGGGCTGCCGTTCACCTATCCCCCGCTGGCGGCCATCGTGTTCAGCCCGTTCGCCTGGGTGTCGCTGTCGGCGGCGAGTGTGATCATCACCGCCATCACCCTGGTCCTGGTGCTGGTGTCCACCTGGATCGTGTTGACCCGCCTGGCGGTGTGGCCGGCCTCGACGCTGACCCGGGAGCCGGCCTGGCTGCGCCGGGCCTGGTTGTCGGCGGGCATCGTGGCGCTGGCGGTGATGTATCTGGAACCCATCGACGCCAACTTCGCATTCGGCCAGATCAACGTGGTGCTGATGACGCTGGTGATCGCCGATTGCGTCCCGCGCCGCACTCCCTGGCCGCGCGGGATGCTGCTCGGGCTGGCGATCGCGCTGAAGCTGACCCCGGCGGTCTTCCTGCTGTACTTCCTGCTGCGGCGCGACGGTCGCGCCGCGCTGACCGCGGCCGGCACGTTCGTCGCGGCCAGCCTGCTGGGCTGCGCGCTGGCCTGGCGCGATTCGCTGGAGTACTGGACCACCACGATCCGCCACACCGACCGGATCGGTAGCGCGGCGCTGAACACCAACCAGAACATCGCGGGCGCGCTGGCCCGCCTCGGCCTGGACAAGGGCACCCACTTCATCCTGTGGACGCTGGCCTGCTTTGCCGTCCTTGGCCTGACCATCTGGGCGGTCCGGCGGGTGCTGGCCGCTGCCCCCGCGGATGGCGGGAAGTCGGGAGATGAATCGACGCTGGCGTTGATGTGCGTGGCCCTGTTCGGGCTGATGGTCTCGCCGGTGTCCTGGTCACACCACTGGGTCTGGGCGTTGCCGACCGTGATCACCGCCGCGGTGGCCGCCTATCGGCGGCGCAACATCGCGCTCGGCGTGGTCACCGCCGTCGGCGTGGCGTTGATGGTGTGGATTCCGCTGGAGTTGCTGCCCCAGCACCACGAGGAGTCGGCGTCGTGGTGGCGCCAGCTGCTCGGGATGTCCTACGTGTGGTGGGCCTTGGCAATGATCGTCGTCGCGGGGCTGACGGTGACCACACCGGTCGCTAACCTGCGGCGGACTCCGGGAACCGCGCCGGTGGCTGACCTGGTCCACCCTGCTTAGGGTCCGCGGGTTCCTCGCTGTTCTTCAACGTCGCGGCGTATATGTCGACGTACTCCTGACCGGAGAGTTCCATCAGCTCGTACATGACCTCGTCGATGACAGCCCGCTCGATGAACCGGTTTCCCGCCAGTCCGTCGAACCGGGAGAAGTCCATCGGCTTGCCGAAGCGCACCGTCACCCGGCCGAACCGCCACATCTTGGATCCCGGCGGGTTCACGACGTCGGTTCCGATCATCGCGACCGGAATCACCGGGACCTGCGTCTCGAGCGCGAGCCGAGCCAGTCCGGTCTTGCCCTTGTACAGCCGCCCGTCCGGCGAGCGGGTGCCCTCGGGATACATCCCCATCAGCTTGCCCTGCGACAGCAGTCGCTCGGCGGTGGTCAGCGCAGCCTGTGCGGCGTCGGCGTCGGTGCGGTCGATCGGGACCTGGCCGGCCACCGTGTAGAACCACCGGGTGAACCAGCCCTTGATCCCGGTGCCGGTGAAGTACTCGGACTTGGCCAGGAAGGTGATCCGCCGCCGGACCACCAGCGGGAGGTAGAAACTGTCCGCCACCGCCAGGTGATTGCTTGCCAGGATCGCCGGGCCGTTGGTTGGAACATGTTCCAGCCCTTCGACTTTCGGCCTACCTAACAGGGACAGCAACGGGCCCATGAAGATGTACTTGAACAGCCAGTACCACATGGAGCCTCCCGATCACCGCACGCTTTCGTGCAACTCTACCCAGGTCCGCGGACACCGACCACAGGTCACACCCGGTTCTCACCGGATCATCAGGGCGCGGCAACCGTCAGTCCTCGACGCTGACCGGAATGTGTTGGTAGCGGCTGGCGGGGCGCTCGGGCGAATCCGAGCCAGGCCGATCCGGGGGTGTGTCGTCGGGGCCTGCTGGGCTCGCGCCGTCCTCGGCGATGATCGTGCGGATCACCGTCACCAGCGCCACGCTGTGCTCGGCGACCACGGTCAGCAGCGGATGTTGTTCGCCGTTGACCAGCGCAGCCAGCGCACACACCGGGCACCACACCTGTTGACACTTGCCCTGCCCGCCACCGGATGCCATTGCGGCACCGGCCCGCACGGCCGGGTCGAGCCGGTCGAGGATCGCCTGGGCCAGGGCGCGCAGTTCGGGTCCCAGGTCGGGATGCGGGCCATTCACGCGGGCCACACCTCCGGATTGGGTCGAAATCGCACGGTCAGCTCGGTGCCGCGCAGGGCCGCATCCATCACGATGCACCGCCGCAGAACCGACGCCAGTCGTACTCGGCGCCGCATCCCCGCGGCGCCGATGATCAGGTCGTCGTCGACCCGGCCCAGCGTCAGCGTGCCCGGATCGATTTGCGGCAACTCTAGCCGCATGCGGTAGACGGCATCGAGCCCTGAACCCGATTCACGGTCCACCACCGGCTTGAGCGGCCCGGGCGGTGCCGAGCCGTCGCGTCGCCGGACGCTGTCGAGCAGGTGCCCGAGGGCCTTGGCGCCGATCGGCTCACCGGCCAGGTGAGGGGCCAGCACCAGCTGGACGTCGCCGATGGTGGCGGCGAGCTCGTCGAGCACCGAGTGCTGTTCGGAGATCCGCTCGGCGTACCAGCCGAACGCCGGGTGATCCGGAAGATTGCGGTACTCGTATGAATCATCTTGGACGAGAACCTGATTCACGATCAGTTCAGTGACCTGCACACCCATCAACACCAGTGAGCCCAGGGTGCGGACGGCCTCGGCGGCCACCACCCGCTCAGCGGTGAGCACCAGGTGGGCGCTGACCCGTTCGGCATCGGTGAGCAGGGCGGACAACCCTTCGACGGCGCCGCTGATGCTCTCGACCACAGCGACGGTGGCCGCGGCGTGCACACCGTCGACGGCGGCGCTGAGCCGGCGATGCCGGGGCCAGGCCCGCTCGACATACATCGCGAAGGCGGCAGGCAGTGTCAGCATCCGCATCGCATCGGCGGTCGAGGCGCAGTCGACGACGACGTAGTCCCACCGGCCGGAGTCGGCCAGAGCGGCCACCTCGGCCAGCCCTAACACCTCCTGGATTCCAGGCAGCGCGGAAAGCTCCTCCGGGGCAACGTCTTTGATGTCGGACTCCGGGAATCTCGCGGCGAGCACCGGCGCGACGGCACGCCATCTGTCCGCGAGCAGGGCCAGGGTGTCCAGTGCCAGCGCGTCGAGGTGGCCGCCCGCGGTGTCATCGGTGCCCTCCTCGGTGAGGATCCGCACCGGTTCGCGGGCCCCGGTGGGCGGGACCACCACCCCGAGAACATCGCCGAGCGAGTGGGCCTGATCAGTGGATACCGCCAGCACCCGCTGACCGGCGAGCGCCGCCCGGACCGCCGTCGCCGAGGCCAGCGTCGACTTGCCGACACCGCCTTTGCCGACGAAGAAACTGATCCGGGCCGAATCAGTCACTCAGCCCTCGACCCATTTCTTCAGATCCTTGAGCGCGGTGTCGGTCAGTCTGCGCTCGGCCTTGCGCTTGAGCAGGCCGATCATCGGGATCATCAGATCCACCGACAACTCGTAAGTGACCTCGGTTCCAGAACCTTTGGGTTGCAACGTGTATGCGCCGTCGAGTGCCCGCAACAGCGAGCTTGACACCAACGACCAGCGCACCGATTTGCGGTCGGCAGGCCACTCGTAGGCCAGGACCATGGTGTCTTTGAGAACAGCGGCGTCCAGAACCAGTCGCGCGACCAGCGGGTAACCGGCGTCGTCGGACTCGATGACCTCGGTTTCCTTGTATTCGGAGACCCACTGCGGGTAGGACCCGATATCGGCGATGACATCCATCACGGTGCGGGGGTCCGCGTCGATGTAGATGGTCTGCGCCGTCTTGTCAGCCACTGTTGCCAATTCCCATCGCTTGCGCTGCGTGACCCGACGGGGTCCGCTCCCTCGGCCACAAAGGTACCCTCCCGCCGGAGGGTCTGACCTGATATCAGGTGCCGGGTGCGACGCCCACCGGGCGGGACGCCTCCAGAGTGGATTTCACCTCGAACGCCATCCGTTTACCGGCCACCCGGCGCTGATGGGTGAGCTTGGCGAGGTTCATCTTGGCCAGCTGCCAGGCCGCGACCCCGGAGGGCTCGGCGTGCAGAAAATAGTGCAGCAGCACGCCGTCGAGGACCGGCTCCAGCCAGATCTCCATGGTGCCGGTCAGCGGGCCGGTCACCGTCCACCGCACGCCCTTGTCGGCACGGTCCTCGACGACCTCGAGGCGCAGGTCCGGCCACCACCGCCGCCAGCTCGCCCGGTCCGCGACCGCACGCCCGACCGCCGCCGGATCTGCCGCGACAAACGTCTCGTCGGCGACCTGGATGCTGTTCATGCCAACAGCTTCACATATCGGGTCCGTGGACAGGGTGCCTGGTTGCCGGTGACTACGCTGTTGCCATGCGTGAGTACACCGTTCCGGCGTCGTTCACCATCGGCGAACACGACAATGTCGTCAGTTCGGTGTACGACCACGAGCGCACCGATCCGGGCTATGTGATTGTCCAGCGGCAGGTCGACGGCCGTTGGACCGACGTCACGTGTGCAGAGGTAGCCGCCCAGATCCGCTCGGCGGCGCTGGGATTGATCGCCGAAGGCGTCCAGGCCGGCGACCGGGTGGCGATCCTGTCGGCGACCCGCTACGAGTGGGTGATCCTCGACTACGCGATCCTCTCGGTCGGCGGGGTGACGGTGCCCATCTACGAGACGTCGTCGGCCGACCAGGTCCGCTGGGTTCTCCAGGACTCCGGTGCTGTGCTGGTGTTCACCGAGACCGAGTCCCACGCGCAGATGGTCTCCGAACTCACCGACGAGCTGCCGGACCTTCGCAAGACGCTGCGGATCGAGTCCTCGGGCCCCACCGCGCTCGAGGAGCTGGCCACGGCCGCCACCGGTGCGGACCCCGCAGAGCTGGAGCGCCGGCTGGCGGCGCTGCGTTCGGCCGACCCGGCGACGCTGATCTACACCTCCGGAACCACCGGCCGGCCCAAGGGCGTCCAACTCACCCATGCGAATCTGCTCTTCGAAACCCGCGGCACCACAACATGTTTCCCGACGCTGCTGCGCCAGCACGAGCGGCTGCTGGTCTTCTTGCCGTTGGCGCATGTGCTGGCCCGCGCCCTGTCGATGACCGCGTTCGCCAACAAGGTGACGCTCGGCTACACCAGCGACATCAAGAACCTGGTGCCGATGCTGCAGTCCTTCAAGCCGACGATCGTGGTGTCCGTGCCGCGAGTGTTCGAAAAGGTCTACAACACAGCCGAATTGAACGCCCGCAACAGCGGCCGGGGCCCGGTCTTCGAGCTGGCCGTCAAGACCGCGATCGCGTACAGCGAAGCCCTGGCCGGCAACGGTCCCAACCTGCTGCTGAAGCTCGGCCACGCCGTGTTCGACCGACTGGTGTACAGCAAGCTGCGGGCCGCCCTCGGTGGTGATTGCCACGCCGCGATCTCCGGCGGCGCGCCGTTGGGCAAGCGACTGGGCCACTTCTACCGCGGAGCGGGGCTGTCCATCTACGAGGGCTACGGGCTGACCGAGACCAGCGCGGCGATCACGGTGAATCGCATCGGTGAACTCAAGGTCGGTACGGTCGGAAAGTTGGTGCCGGGCAACAGCATGGCGCTCGCCGAGGATGGCGAGCTCCTGGTCAGAGGTGGCGTCGTGTTCGACGGCTACTGGCGCAACGAGAAGGCGACCGGTGAAGCGATCGTCGACGGCTGGTTCCACACCGGGGATCTGGCCAGCATCGACGCTGACGGCTTCGTGTCGATCACCGGTCGCAAGAAGGAGATCATCGTCACCGCGGGCGGCAAGAACGTCGCCCCCGCGGTGCTCGAAGACGCCCTGCGCGCCCATCCGCTGATCAGCCAGGCGATGGCCGTCGGCGACAACCAGCCGTTCATCGGTGCGCTGATCGCCATCGACCCCGAGGCGTTCGACGGATGGAAGACCCAGCACGGCAAGGGCGCCGGCGCCTCGGTGGGTGATCTGCGCACCGATCCCGATCTGGTCGCCGAGATCGAATTGGCCGTCAAGGACGCGAATCAGCATGTGTCCCATGCCGAATCGATTCGTAAGTTCCGAATTTTGCCGGAAGACTTCACCGTGCAGACCGGTGAATTGACCCCGACCCTGAAGGTCAAGCGCAATGTGGTGGCGGAGAAGTTCGCCGACGAGATCGGAGCGATCTATGCGAAGTAGGTTCCTGGTTGCCGGTGCCATCGGCGCGTTCGCTCTGACGGCGTCGGTGTTCTCGTGCGGAGTCGCGTCGGCGGACGCCTACGCAGGCGAGACCTACAGCGACGCCGCCGGCGCGTTGAGCGGGTCCGGAATGACCGTCGTCGTCGGAGGACGCGTCGGGTCCGAACTGCCCACCGAGGAGTGCATCGTCACCCGGTCACAGAAGGCGCCCTGGGTCAAGGGCAGCAACTTCCAGCAGGTGAACAACACCATGTTGCTCTTCCTGAACTGCAATGCCGCCGTCGCGACTGCGGGCAAACCCGGCAACTCGGCAGCCAGCCCGCAGGGCCAGCAGGCACTCAGGGACGAGAAGTCCTACGAGTGGAAGAGCACGACCGAGGACGGCGCGCAGTGGTGCGCGGAGAACATGAAGGCACATCCGGACTGGACGGGTAACGCATTCGACGGCTGCCCGGGTACCGGCACCTAGAGCAGCCCGGCGACGAAGCCGGCCGCCTGGTCCGGGTACGGCGGCAGCTCATAGTTGCTGTGGGCGGCGCGGTCGAGGCCCGGCGAGCAGATCGGGTCGCCGCCGCTGCACAGGTCGATGGCGCGGCCGGCGAACTGGCCGGTGTTCGACAGCGGCGAGCCGAACCGGGCCCCCGGGTTGCCGAACACCGCGACGGCCGCGATCTGTCCGGCGGCAGCCGGCGGCAGCGGCGGAGCCGAACCGATGCTGCCGATCCGCTGTCCCACCGGCGGGACGCCGGCCAACATCGACACCGCCGCCGCCCCTTGGGAGAACCCGCCGAGCACCAGAGTGGTCTGCGGGCAGCGCGCACCCATGTCCGCGATGCGGGCGGCCGCGTCGTCAGCACCGGACGCCGCGGCGAGGAAGTTGAAGCTGGCCGGGTAGTTCACCGCGTAGGTGCCCATGCTGCGCCCGTCCAGGCGCGGCGCGAGCGCGTCGGCGAAGGCCTGTCCCACCCGCCCGAGGCCGGGCGGCTCACCGGTGCCGCGGGCGAAGATCACCTCGACGTCGGGGCAGTCGTCGGCCGCGGCGGTGCCGGCCGGGCCCACCAGGGTGGCAACGACGGCCACAACGGCTCCGAATGCGGCGGCCCGGGTTCTGCTCATCTTGAGCATCGTCACATGGCGTGGTCGGCCACGCGCAGGAGTTCGCAAAGCCGCGCGGCGTGCGCCGCCCAGTTCCAGTCCGACTCGATCCACCGCCTGCCGGCCTCCCCCAGCCGCGCGCCGAGCGCGGGGTCGTCGAGGATGCCCGACACGGCCTCGGTGATCTCCTCGACCGAACGCCCGTCCACCACCCGACCCGTTTCGCCGTCCTT contains the following coding sequences:
- a CDS encoding alpha-(1->6)-mannopyranosyltransferase A encodes the protein MSATSPSPTTPTSRGGLARLAAFTAADEGRPALLGFLGAILLTLGGLGAGSTRQHDPLLESMHLSWLRFGHGLVVSSVLLWVGVVLMLVAWLWVGRRVVDPDNEVSEFAMIATAGFWLAPLLLSVPLFSRDTYSYLAQGALLRDGLDPYAVGPVENQNSLLDNVSPIWTTTTAPYGPAFILVARFVTTVVGDHVVAGTMLLRLCMLPGLALLIWAAPRVARHIGANGAVALWICALNPLVIIHLMGGVHNEMLMVGLMMAGIALTFARHHAAGAALIAIAVAVKATAVLALPFMVWVWMRHLRDRNKYSAPRAFATASAASVAIFVAVFAVLSWVAGVGLGWLTALAGSVKIINWLTIPTAVANLTNAIGGLFMPVNFYAVLDATRIAGIVIIAVSLPLLWWRFRHDDREALTGIAWAMLVVVLFVPAALPWYYTWPLAVLSALAQSRTAIALIAGFSTWIMVIFKPDGSHGMYSWIHVLLATACALAAWYSLKVSTPSPGRGEPPHEPDERAAHQPGERC
- a CDS encoding class II 3-deoxy-7-phosphoheptulonate synthase, whose amino-acid sequence is MNWTVDVPIEQLPSLPPLPADLRGRLDAALSKTALQQPSWDPEQAAAMRTVLESVPPVTVPSEIEKLKSQLADVALGKAFLLQGGDCAETFVDNTEPHIRANIRTLLQMAVVLTYGASMPVVKVARIAGQYAKPRSSDTDALGLKSYRGDMVNGFAPDAAVRQHDPSRLVRAYANASAAMNLVRALTSSGLASLHAVHDWNREFVRTSPAGARYETLAGEIDRGLRFMTACGVNDRNLDTAEIYASHEALVLDYERAMLRMDADAVGGPKLYDLSAHYVWIGERTRQLDGAHVAFAEVIANPIGVKIGPTTSPELAVEYVERLDPNNEPGRLTLVSRMGNGKVRDVLPAIIEKVQASGHHVIWQCDPMHGNTHESSTGYKTRHFDRIVDEVQGFFEVHRALGTHPGGIHVEITGENVTECLGGAQDISDTDLAGRYETACDPRLNTQQSLELAFLVAEMLRD
- a CDS encoding Rv2175c family DNA-binding protein, coding for MSSIPAGEDVLDPDEPVYDLSAVADLLHIPVTKVHQQLREGHLVAVKRGGVPMIPKAFLNAEGEVVKSLPGLLAVLRDGGYRDTEILRWLFTADPSLTITRDGSRETVSNARPVDALHAHQAREVVRRAQAMAY
- a CDS encoding glycosyltransferase 87 family protein, producing MSSDVGSSARPWAVAGWRVAQVAIVALLVYAGWLLFGHIPYRIDIEVYRMGGQAWLHGQSLYSGDATFRTTIGLGLPFTYPPLAAIVFSPFAWVSLSAASVIITAITLVLVLVSTWIVLTRLAVWPASTLTREPAWLRRAWLSAGIVALAVMYLEPIDANFAFGQINVVLMTLVIADCVPRRTPWPRGMLLGLAIALKLTPAVFLLYFLLRRDGRAALTAAGTFVAASLLGCALAWRDSLEYWTTTIRHTDRIGSAALNTNQNIAGALARLGLDKGTHFILWTLACFAVLGLTIWAVRRVLAAAPADGGKSGDESTLALMCVALFGLMVSPVSWSHHWVWALPTVITAAVAAYRRRNIALGVVTAVGVALMVWIPLELLPQHHEESASWWRQLLGMSYVWWALAMIVVAGLTVTTPVANLRRTPGTAPVADLVHPA
- a CDS encoding polyadenylate-specific 3'-exoribonuclease AS — protein: MRFFYDTEFIDNGRIIDLISIGVVAEDGREFYAISTEFDPDSAGRWVRTNVLPKLPSPSSQLWRSRRQIREGLEEFLGIDGDEPIELWAWVAAYDHVALCQLWGPMTSLPPQIPRFTRELRQFWEDRGSPRMPPRPHDTHDALVDARHNRRRYVLMTTGIDLGVTPVSR
- a CDS encoding protein kinase domain-containing protein codes for the protein MSVTSDPLNGVLLEDRYRVDAKIATGGMSTVYRGLDVRLDRPVALKVMDARYAGDSQFLTRFQREARAVARLKDPGLVAVYDQGLDGSHPFLVMELIEGGTLRELLRERGPMPPHAAAAVLRPVLGGLATAHRAGLVHRDVKPENVLISDDGEVKLVDFGLVRAVAEAGITSTSVILGTAAYLSPEQVSTGAADARSDVYAVGVLAYELITGATPFTGDNPLTVAYQRMDHDVPPPSAAISGVPPQFDEFIAHATARNPDERFADAAEMAEDLDAIAVELALPKFRVPAPKNSAQHAAATAFHSRPTVDFHPAPQAALAHTAPPLPPPPAVKNPTRQLIRDPQDWQPAAEDDENSELASQFAGIDIGEFIWERQRARRALMFWTLIVLLLTGGMAAAGWALGTNLQGLIG